The Streptomyces armeniacus genomic interval CGCTGCGATACGGGGAATGATGGACCGAGCAGGGGATGCTGTGCTGATGGATCCACTCGTTGTCCGCGCGCACCTGAGAGGTGAGGCTGAACCGGAACACGAGGACTCCGAGCGCGATGAGCAGCCAGACGGCGGCGCCGGCCCACACCAGCCAGAAGTTCCAGAGATTCCCCGGGGAGTTGTCGTCGAGCAGGTTGCCCGTCCAGCCGTCGCCGGGGTCGGTGACGGTGCCCCAGATCAGGTACCCGAGCGCGGCAAGGGGGAGGAGTACCCAGAAGATCGGCGCGTAGTAGAGCTCCGTTCGGCCCAATCCATCGGGGTCCTCCCATTTCGCGACCTCGTCCACCGACTCAGGCCTTGGCACCTCGCGAGGTCGGTCGAGCCGGGGCGGGGAGGAAGAGGCTGCGTCCGTCCACGCTGCAGGGTCGCCCGGCCACTGCGTCGTCGTGCCCTCCTGCATGGCGGCTCCTCCTCTTGGGTCCGGCGCTTGGCCATTTCGTCTCGTTCGGGTGGCTCGTGTGCACCTGCTCGAGGTAGACCGTGCGTTCGTCGACGAAGGACCAGATGTACGCGGTGCCCTTCGGCCTCGGCTTGTGCTGCCAGCGCTCATGGGCCGCGCCGCCGCGCTGGATCGTCCCGACCTCGCCCTTGAGCCGATAGTTCGTCGGCGTCGTCGCCAGAGGCGAGCGCGTGAGGAAGTCCCAGGTCTCCGTCATGGGTTGCGGATGATTGCGGCGAGGTCCCGCCACCCCTTCTGCGCGTCGGCGGTGGCGAAGGGGATCTCGTACTCGGCCTTCTTCGGTGGCCAGGACCAGTTGCCCCTTCTTGGCGGCCGCCACGCTCAGGGACGCTCCGCAGTCTGGGCCGCGTCGTCGTCGAGCCGTTCGAGGTCGGCGCTGCCGAGCCCGGCAGCCACAGCCGCAGCCGTCTCCTTCCAGGACGTCAGCTCGGCGATCGCCAGGTGCGGCTGATCTGTGGAGAGCGAGGCGCGCGCGGCGTCGACGAGGTCCTGCGCGCAGGACTCCCGATCCGTGAGGGAGAGCGCCAGCATCCAGGGGAAGGCCCTGGACATGCGCTCGGCGAGCGTGCCGTTGTCGTCGAGCGTCACGGTGATGAGCTGCTCAGCGAAGTTCAGCAGACGTGCGCGCCCCTC includes:
- a CDS encoding prevent-host-death protein yields the protein MTIAAELPGATRRSSDLSKHSAEVFAEAEDPPVTVTRRDGEALVLMSQREAEGRARLLNFAEQLITVTLDDNGTLAERMSRAFPWMLALSLTDRESCAQDLVDAARASLSTDQPHLAIAELTSWKETAAAVAAGLGSADLERLDDDAAQTAERP